The following proteins come from a genomic window of Candidatus Bipolaricaulis sibiricus:
- a CDS encoding Phosphopantetheine adenylyltransferase, whose protein sequence is MRVALYPGSFDPITYGHLDVLRRAKRLFDELVVAVVENPRKTSLFSAAERKKLVRSSLREEEICGVRVVTYSGLLVHCAQELGAVAVVRGLRATSDFDYEFQFALTNRDLDGDIESVFLMTAGQYSFLSSSLVKEIARYGGDVSKFVPRCVAKALRSHFSKQGTREAR, encoded by the coding sequence ATGAGGGTGGCCCTCTACCCCGGAAGCTTCGACCCCATCACGTACGGGCACCTCGACGTCCTGCGCCGGGCCAAGCGCCTGTTCGACGAGCTTGTGGTGGCGGTCGTGGAGAACCCCCGCAAGACGTCGCTGTTCAGCGCCGCCGAGCGCAAAAAGCTTGTCCGATCCTCGCTCCGCGAGGAGGAGATCTGCGGGGTGCGGGTGGTGACGTACTCCGGGCTCCTCGTCCACTGCGCCCAAGAGCTGGGGGCGGTGGCCGTGGTACGGGGGCTGCGAGCGACCTCGGACTTCGACTACGAGTTCCAGTTCGCCCTCACCAACCGCGACCTCGATGGGGACATCGAGAGCGTGTTCCTGATGACGGCTGGGCAGTACTCGTTCCTGTCCTCCTCGCTTGTGAAGGAGATCGCTCGGTACGGAGGGGACGTGTCCAAGTTCGTCCCTCGCTGCGTGGCCAAGGCTCTGCGGTCCCACTTCAGCAAACAGGGAACGAGGGAGGCGCGATGA
- a CDS encoding Polyribonucleotide nucleotidyltransferase → MPELETTLAGRTLRLESGTIARQADAAVLATWGDTKVLVTVVCQPTTQEFDYFPLRVDFEERFYAGGKIPGGFFKREGRPSDEAVLSARLIDRPIRPLFPDGYREEVHIVATVLSAERDAPPDVVALLGASAALSISPAPFEGPVAAVRLGIDGDQIVAHPSDEVREEGRMDIVVAGTRSTVTMVEGHMREVADERVVEAIESAHTVIQELIAFQEKFAALHTVSKRTATPPTAEALTIREKVKELVWSRLPELRAAPTKLARERQAAELAAEAATAVAAGYPEEKRTSVAALAKALFDDVYREFARRAILDRGERMDGRRPDELRPIRIQVGLLPRVHGSCLFTRGETQSLGTCTLGATRRDAQIVDLMMEDGLKRFMLHYNFPPYATGEAGRIGSPSRRAIGHGRLAEGALLAVLPSDDEFPYIIRVVSEITESNGSSSMASVCSGALAMMDAGVPLKRPVAGVAMGLVGDESSGKYVILTDILGLEDHYGDMDFKVAGTREGVTAFQLDVKTGGITPPLMRQAMDQARRARLAILDQMEAALPRPRPSLSPYAPCLDVVKINPEKIGAIIGPGGRVIRKLQEDTGTEIDIEDDGTVKIVGDSADAVALARQAIEELTAEIEVGMTFHAKVVRIAPFGAFVELRPGVDGLVHISNLSDGYVKKVEDVVRLGDEILVEVIETDENGRIRCKAVQEKPKLKAGDIISGQVTNVVDYGVFVEIAPGVRGLVHKSRLGTQAEPAEVAKKGDRMLVEILEIEEQGRYKLRRVLPAGPSEHGA, encoded by the coding sequence ATGCCAGAGCTAGAGACGACACTTGCAGGAAGGACGCTCCGCCTAGAGAGCGGAACGATCGCCCGGCAGGCCGATGCCGCCGTGCTCGCAACGTGGGGGGACACCAAGGTACTCGTGACCGTGGTCTGCCAGCCCACAACGCAGGAGTTTGACTACTTCCCGCTCCGGGTCGATTTCGAGGAGCGGTTCTACGCCGGCGGGAAGATCCCCGGCGGGTTCTTCAAGCGTGAGGGCAGACCCTCCGATGAGGCGGTGCTGTCGGCCCGGCTCATCGATCGTCCGATCCGTCCGCTGTTCCCCGACGGGTACCGAGAAGAGGTTCACATCGTGGCCACTGTGCTCTCTGCTGAGCGCGACGCGCCGCCGGACGTCGTCGCCCTGCTCGGCGCATCAGCTGCGCTGTCCATCTCCCCAGCTCCGTTCGAGGGACCGGTGGCAGCCGTGCGCTTGGGCATCGACGGAGACCAGATCGTGGCCCACCCGAGCGACGAGGTCCGCGAGGAAGGGCGGATGGACATCGTCGTGGCTGGCACGCGGTCCACGGTGACGATGGTTGAGGGGCACATGCGCGAGGTGGCCGACGAGCGCGTGGTGGAAGCCATCGAGTCTGCCCACACGGTGATCCAGGAGCTAATCGCGTTCCAGGAGAAGTTCGCTGCCCTGCACACGGTCAGCAAGCGGACGGCCACCCCGCCCACAGCGGAGGCGCTGACGATCCGAGAGAAGGTCAAGGAGCTCGTGTGGTCGCGCTTGCCGGAGCTGCGGGCAGCGCCGACGAAGCTCGCCCGGGAGAGGCAGGCTGCGGAGCTGGCCGCAGAGGCGGCGACGGCCGTGGCCGCAGGATACCCTGAGGAGAAGAGAACCTCCGTCGCCGCGCTCGCCAAGGCATTGTTCGACGACGTGTACCGCGAGTTCGCGCGGCGCGCGATCTTGGACCGGGGGGAGCGCATGGACGGCCGCCGGCCGGACGAGCTCCGCCCGATTCGGATTCAGGTGGGCCTTCTGCCCAGGGTGCATGGCTCGTGCCTGTTCACCCGCGGCGAGACCCAATCCCTCGGGACCTGCACCCTCGGCGCCACTCGGCGTGACGCCCAGATCGTCGATCTGATGATGGAAGATGGTCTGAAACGGTTCATGCTCCACTACAACTTCCCGCCCTACGCGACCGGCGAGGCGGGGCGCATCGGTTCTCCGTCCCGACGGGCCATCGGGCACGGCCGGCTCGCCGAAGGGGCGCTCCTCGCCGTCCTCCCGTCCGATGACGAGTTCCCCTACATCATCCGCGTCGTGTCGGAGATCACGGAGTCGAACGGATCTTCGTCGATGGCCTCCGTCTGCTCGGGAGCGCTGGCGATGATGGATGCCGGAGTCCCCCTCAAGCGACCGGTGGCCGGCGTGGCGATGGGGCTCGTCGGCGACGAGTCCAGTGGCAAGTACGTCATCCTCACCGACATCCTTGGTCTGGAGGACCACTACGGCGACATGGACTTCAAGGTTGCCGGAACCCGTGAGGGGGTAACTGCGTTCCAGCTCGACGTCAAGACGGGCGGGATCACGCCGCCGCTGATGCGGCAGGCAATGGACCAGGCTCGCCGGGCACGGCTGGCCATCCTCGACCAGATGGAGGCCGCACTGCCGAGACCTCGGCCGTCGCTCTCCCCCTATGCCCCGTGCCTCGATGTGGTCAAGATCAACCCCGAGAAGATTGGGGCGATCATCGGTCCTGGTGGCCGGGTCATCCGCAAGCTGCAGGAAGACACGGGCACGGAGATCGACATCGAGGACGACGGCACGGTGAAGATCGTTGGCGACAGCGCCGACGCGGTAGCGCTCGCCCGCCAGGCGATCGAGGAGCTCACCGCGGAGATCGAGGTCGGGATGACGTTCCACGCCAAGGTCGTACGCATCGCCCCGTTCGGGGCGTTCGTCGAGTTGCGGCCCGGGGTCGACGGCCTTGTCCACATCTCCAACCTGTCCGATGGATACGTCAAGAAGGTCGAGGACGTGGTGCGACTGGGCGACGAGATCCTCGTCGAGGTCATCGAGACCGACGAGAACGGACGCATCCGCTGCAAGGCGGTCCAGGAAAAGCCCAAGCTCAAGGCGGGAGATATCATCTCCGGCCAGGTGACGAACGTGGTGGACTACGGGGTGTTCGTGGAGATCGCCCCCGGCGTGCGGGGCCTCGTCCACAAGTCGCGCCTCGGGACCCAGGCCGAACCGGCCGAGGTGGCGAAGAAAGGCGACCGAATGCTCGTCGAGATCTTGGAGATTGAAGAACAGGGTCGATACAAACTGCGACGCGTTCTGCCCGCCGGACCGTCTGAGCACGGGGCATGA
- a CDS encoding SSU ribosomal protein S15p (S13e), translating to MALSKQTKQEFIQKYAKNPSDTGSAEVQTALLTARINQLTEHLQTHRKDFHSRRGLHKIVGQRRRLLQYLRRTDPRRYAQLIQELNIRGV from the coding sequence GTGGCGCTCTCAAAACAGACGAAACAGGAGTTCATCCAGAAGTACGCGAAGAACCCGTCGGACACAGGTTCAGCTGAGGTGCAGACCGCCTTGCTGACGGCCCGGATCAACCAACTCACCGAGCATCTGCAGACCCATCGTAAGGATTTCCATTCTCGTCGGGGACTGCACAAGATCGTTGGGCAGCGGCGGCGGCTCCTGCAGTACCTGCGCCGGACCGATCCGCGCCGGTACGCGCAGCTGATCCAGGAACTCAACATCCGAGGTGTGTAA
- a CDS encoding MG(2+) CHELATASE FAMILY PROTEIN / ComM-related protein, translating to MFAQVLSAAPYGVDARLIEVQCDVGPGLPGFAIVGLPEKEVSEARERVRSAIRNAGLAFPQLRVTANLAPADVRKEGAGFDLALAVTVLVATGQLEGQATAGTVFLGELALDGGLRPVRGMVAMALAARQAGVQRAVVAASSAAEAALVDGLAVYPVSTLGEAVAFLRGERSVAPAPRVVPPADMPDWIDLSLVRGQEHARRAMEIAAAGAHHLLMVGPPGAGKSLLAQCLPGILPPLTFDEALEVTRIHSVAGLLSPERPLLQWRPFRSPHHTVSYAGMVGGGHGVPSPGEITLAHHGVLFLDELPEFDRKVLEALRQPLEERRITVVRAGIAVTFPASFMLVGAMNPCPCGYLGDPLRPCRCRPHEVASYRKRLSGPFLDRVDLFVQVPRLSRDELLGEGGGEASEAVRKRIAHAREVQRRRFGAATRTNAEIGPREARRSCRIGPEAKALLGRAVDHFALTGRGYVRTLKVALTIADLAGSATIEPEHVAEALQYRAFPEEGTA from the coding sequence ATGTTCGCCCAGGTGCTTAGTGCAGCGCCGTACGGTGTGGACGCCCGGTTGATCGAAGTCCAGTGTGACGTGGGTCCAGGTCTTCCAGGGTTCGCGATTGTGGGGCTTCCCGAGAAGGAGGTGTCTGAGGCTCGAGAGCGGGTCCGCTCCGCGATCCGCAATGCCGGCCTGGCGTTTCCGCAGCTTCGCGTCACGGCCAACCTCGCCCCGGCGGACGTACGCAAGGAGGGGGCGGGATTCGACCTCGCCCTGGCGGTCACCGTCTTGGTGGCGACGGGGCAGTTGGAAGGTCAGGCCACGGCGGGGACGGTGTTCTTGGGAGAGCTGGCACTCGATGGCGGCCTGCGGCCGGTGCGGGGGATGGTGGCGATGGCGCTTGCCGCACGGCAGGCCGGGGTCCAGCGGGCCGTCGTTGCCGCCTCATCCGCCGCAGAGGCAGCGCTTGTGGATGGGCTTGCCGTGTACCCGGTCTCGACGCTCGGGGAAGCTGTCGCGTTCCTGCGCGGAGAGCGGTCGGTTGCGCCTGCCCCGCGGGTTGTCCCCCCGGCGGATATGCCTGACTGGATCGATCTTTCCCTCGTTCGTGGGCAGGAGCACGCGCGGCGGGCGATGGAGATCGCAGCGGCCGGCGCTCATCACCTCCTGATGGTCGGGCCGCCGGGTGCGGGCAAGTCGCTCCTTGCCCAGTGTCTACCGGGGATCCTTCCTCCGCTCACCTTCGACGAAGCGCTGGAGGTCACGCGTATCCACTCAGTTGCGGGCTTGCTCTCCCCGGAGCGGCCGCTCCTCCAGTGGCGCCCGTTCCGCTCCCCGCACCACACCGTGTCCTACGCAGGAATGGTGGGAGGCGGTCATGGCGTCCCCAGCCCTGGTGAGATCACGCTTGCGCACCACGGTGTCCTCTTCTTGGACGAACTGCCGGAGTTCGATCGCAAGGTGCTGGAGGCGCTGCGCCAGCCGTTGGAAGAGCGGCGGATCACCGTTGTGCGCGCCGGGATCGCGGTGACCTTTCCGGCCTCGTTCATGCTTGTGGGGGCGATGAACCCCTGCCCATGTGGCTACCTTGGGGATCCCCTCCGACCGTGCCGGTGCCGACCGCACGAGGTGGCGAGCTACCGAAAGCGGCTGTCCGGTCCGTTTCTCGATCGAGTGGATCTGTTCGTGCAGGTTCCGCGCCTCTCGCGGGACGAACTCCTTGGCGAGGGAGGGGGAGAGGCGTCGGAAGCAGTTCGGAAAAGAATCGCGCATGCCCGTGAGGTCCAGCGGAGGCGGTTCGGGGCCGCAACTCGAACGAACGCTGAGATCGGTCCTCGCGAGGCTCGGCGCTCGTGTCGAATCGGTCCCGAGGCGAAGGCACTCCTCGGCCGTGCGGTAGACCACTTCGCTCTTACGGGCAGGGGCTACGTTCGCACGCTCAAGGTAGCCCTCACGATTGCGGATCTCGCGGGTTCCGCTACCATCGAACCCGAGCACGTGGCGGAGGCCCTACAATACCGAGCATTCCCGGAGGAGGGAACAGCGTGA
- a CDS encoding 3-oxoacyl-[acyl-carrier protein] reductase, giving the protein MDTGLRDRVVLITGASGGIGTACARQFDREGARLVLHGHRNLGSLQTLQEELTGENVILSADLTEEEEVDHLFRKAIDRFRRVDVLVANAGIWPEDDEPIHRMSLERWRSTLDADLTSVFLCARAFLRTLERTRPETAAVVIVGSTAAVFGEEGHADYAAAKAAITYGLTRTLKNEIVRIVPHGRVNAVCPGWTMTPMSAAGLEDPAIVTRVLQTRAHKRVARPEDVASAIVFLSSDRLAGHITGEILTVAGGMEGRLLHRPDEIDPLQA; this is encoded by the coding sequence ATGGACACCGGTCTTCGGGACAGGGTCGTTCTCATCACCGGCGCCTCCGGAGGAATCGGAACCGCCTGCGCCCGTCAGTTCGACCGCGAGGGGGCGCGGCTCGTTCTCCACGGCCACCGGAATCTGGGCAGTCTGCAGACGCTCCAGGAGGAGCTGACGGGGGAAAACGTCATCCTGTCGGCCGATCTCACGGAGGAGGAGGAGGTCGACCACCTGTTCCGCAAGGCGATCGACCGGTTCCGGCGGGTCGACGTCCTCGTCGCCAATGCCGGGATCTGGCCCGAGGATGATGAGCCAATCCACCGCATGAGCCTCGAGCGCTGGAGGTCGACCCTCGACGCCGATCTCACATCCGTCTTCCTCTGCGCCCGGGCTTTCTTGCGGACGCTCGAACGAACGCGACCCGAAACTGCAGCGGTGGTCATCGTCGGCTCCACCGCGGCGGTGTTCGGCGAGGAGGGACACGCCGACTACGCCGCGGCCAAAGCCGCGATCACCTATGGCCTGACGCGAACCCTCAAGAACGAGATCGTCCGGATCGTGCCGCACGGACGCGTCAACGCCGTCTGCCCCGGGTGGACGATGACCCCGATGTCCGCGGCGGGGTTGGAGGATCCGGCCATCGTGACGCGGGTCCTCCAGACGCGCGCCCACAAGCGGGTCGCCCGGCCGGAGGACGTCGCGAGCGCGATCGTCTTCCTCTCTTCCGACCGTCTCGCCGGGCACATCACCGGGGAGATCCTGACCGTGGCCGGCGGGATGGAGGGCCGGCTCCTCCACCGGCCCGACGAGATCGACCCCCTTCAGGCGTGA
- a CDS encoding Aminopeptidase, with translation MTDPRVVKMADVLAAYSLAVQEGDLVRIQGGPEGAPLLLALYERVLARGGHPWVQLGLDGTDELFYAKATEAQLDFIPRFARAIVDEIQASISVWTETNTKRLTGADPAKQARRARAMRPLSERFFERAAKKELRWTSTLYPTHAFAQDAEMSLREFAELVFAACRVDEDDPIEAWKELSRTQTKLITWLTPKREIHVLGPDTDLRLRVDGRAWINCDGHENFPDGEIFTGPVEESAEGHIRFTYPACLYGREVEDVRLEFRHGKVVRATAGKNEEFLQKMLDTDEGARYVGEFAFGTNPGIQRFTKNVLFDEKIGGTVHLALGKGYPESGSKNSSAIHWDMVCDLRHGGEVRVDGTPFVRDGAFLV, from the coding sequence ATGACCGATCCACGTGTGGTGAAGATGGCAGACGTACTCGCTGCGTACTCGTTGGCCGTGCAGGAGGGCGACCTCGTCCGCATCCAGGGTGGTCCGGAGGGGGCACCGCTTCTCCTCGCGCTGTACGAGAGAGTTCTCGCCCGCGGCGGGCACCCTTGGGTCCAGCTGGGACTCGATGGGACCGACGAACTGTTCTACGCCAAGGCCACCGAAGCCCAGCTCGACTTCATCCCCCGGTTTGCCCGGGCGATCGTGGACGAGATCCAGGCCTCGATCTCCGTGTGGACGGAGACGAACACGAAGCGGCTGACCGGTGCCGACCCGGCCAAACAGGCGCGCCGAGCGCGGGCGATGCGCCCCCTGTCCGAGCGGTTCTTCGAGCGGGCGGCGAAGAAGGAGCTCCGCTGGACGAGCACCCTCTACCCCACCCACGCCTTCGCCCAGGACGCGGAGATGTCGCTCCGGGAGTTCGCGGAGCTCGTGTTCGCGGCCTGCCGTGTCGACGAGGACGACCCGATCGAGGCCTGGAAGGAGCTATCGCGCACCCAGACAAAGCTCATCACCTGGCTGACGCCGAAGAGGGAGATCCACGTTCTGGGGCCGGACACCGACCTCCGGCTTCGGGTGGACGGCCGGGCGTGGATCAACTGCGATGGCCACGAGAACTTCCCCGACGGGGAGATCTTCACCGGCCCGGTTGAGGAGAGCGCCGAGGGCCACATCCGGTTCACCTACCCGGCGTGCCTCTACGGCCGCGAGGTGGAGGACGTCCGCCTGGAGTTCAGACACGGCAAGGTGGTCCGGGCGACGGCGGGGAAGAACGAGGAGTTCCTCCAGAAGATGCTCGATACGGACGAGGGGGCCCGCTACGTGGGCGAGTTCGCGTTCGGGACCAACCCCGGGATCCAGAGGTTCACCAAGAACGTCCTGTTCGATGAGAAGATCGGGGGGACAGTCCACCTCGCTCTCGGCAAGGGGTACCCGGAGTCCGGGAGCAAGAACAGCTCAGCGATTCACTGGGACATGGTCTGCGACCTGCGCCACGGGGGCGAAGTGCGGGTCGACGGAACGCCCTTCGTGAGAGACGGGGCGTTCCTCGTCTAA
- a CDS encoding Putrescine transport ATP-binding protein PotA has protein sequence MQVSVAELTKTFRSKHEEVKALDRVSLITPPRKILTLLGPSGCGKTTLLRSIAGLENPDSGEIKVGDDVVWSKARGIAFPPERRGLGMVFQSYAIWPHMTVFDNVAYPLRLRKVPRHEVTRRVKAVLDMVQLGGLENRPATKLSGGQQQRVALARALVAEPKVILFDEPLSNLDAKLRESTRQELRAFITSLGLSSIYVTHDRVEALAISDEVAVMHRGAIVERGTPTELYFQSDNPFVVDFIGRANFVQATVVSYVGDGLALVDTPLGRMKAAAPPDLPPHGQATMYFRTESVERVQPGLPGEMNEFDGRVKAALFTGEAYEVRVEVNGVELLAKLGLADRVTEGDEVRFRVRPEWCRVLRPQS, from the coding sequence GTGCAGGTATCCGTCGCCGAGCTCACGAAGACGTTTCGATCGAAGCATGAGGAGGTCAAGGCCCTCGATCGGGTCTCGCTGATCACCCCCCCGCGCAAGATCCTCACGCTGTTGGGCCCGTCGGGGTGCGGGAAGACCACCCTTCTCCGGTCGATTGCCGGTTTGGAGAACCCGGACTCCGGAGAGATCAAGGTGGGAGACGACGTCGTTTGGTCGAAGGCCCGCGGCATCGCCTTCCCGCCCGAACGCCGTGGATTGGGCATGGTGTTTCAGTCCTATGCCATCTGGCCCCACATGACCGTGTTCGACAACGTGGCGTACCCGCTTCGCCTCCGCAAGGTTCCCCGTCACGAGGTCACGCGGCGGGTGAAGGCCGTACTGGACATGGTGCAACTGGGGGGCCTCGAGAACCGCCCGGCCACCAAGCTCAGCGGGGGCCAACAGCAGCGCGTCGCGTTGGCGCGGGCGTTGGTGGCTGAACCCAAGGTCATCCTGTTCGACGAGCCCTTGAGCAACCTCGATGCCAAACTGCGCGAGAGCACACGCCAGGAGCTGCGGGCGTTCATCACCTCGCTCGGCCTTTCCTCGATCTACGTCACCCACGACCGGGTGGAGGCTCTGGCCATCTCGGACGAGGTCGCGGTCATGCACCGTGGGGCGATCGTGGAGCGGGGCACACCGACGGAGCTCTACTTCCAGTCCGACAACCCGTTCGTGGTCGACTTCATCGGGCGGGCGAACTTTGTTCAGGCGACGGTGGTCTCCTACGTGGGCGACGGACTCGCCCTCGTCGACACGCCCCTCGGACGGATGAAGGCCGCAGCGCCCCCAGACCTTCCCCCGCATGGGCAAGCCACCATGTACTTCCGCACCGAGTCGGTGGAGCGTGTTCAGCCTGGACTCCCCGGTGAGATGAACGAGTTCGACGGCCGGGTCAAGGCGGCCTTGTTCACGGGCGAGGCCTACGAGGTGCGGGTGGAGGTGAATGGGGTCGAGCTGCTGGCGAAGCTGGGCTTGGCCGATCGCGTGACCGAAGGGGACGAAGTTCGGTTCCGAGTACGCCCCGAGTGGTGCCGCGTGCTTCGGCCGCAGTCATGA
- a CDS encoding S-adenosylhomocysteine deaminase codes for MRILIRGAAVVQRAENAVLPNADVILDGRRYEAVVPHGGVTGAFERTIDGEGCLLVPGLVNAHTHLAMTLFRGVADDLPLERWLTEEIWPREQKLTAKDIYWGALLGLAEMIQSGTTAFVDMYFRMEEVAQAVEEAGLRALLSYGIVAPTPDRIEPEIRMAEAFAHGWDGGAGGRIRAALSPHAPHTCLPEVWRRVAALAHELHVPIHTHLAETPDEVGWVRAQTKKSPVEWLEEVGVFSVPVIAAHCVHVSEKDIEILAAHGASVAHCPTSNLRLACGIAPVQAMLDGGVNVALGTDGAASAGDLNLIEEMRLASLLARHAAHDPRALPAAEALRCATSRGAAALGLSKELGTIEAGRRADGVLIRMTGPHLCPSYAPLANLVYAAQGLDVEAVFVDGKPLLLGGEFQTLDVEEIEGRCRQISRRFR; via the coding sequence GTGCGCATCCTCATCCGCGGGGCAGCGGTCGTCCAACGAGCGGAGAATGCTGTTCTCCCCAACGCCGACGTGATCCTGGACGGCCGTCGATATGAGGCGGTGGTTCCTCACGGCGGTGTCACCGGCGCGTTCGAGCGCACGATCGACGGCGAGGGCTGCTTGTTGGTCCCGGGGCTCGTGAATGCCCACACGCACCTGGCGATGACCCTGTTTCGCGGGGTAGCGGACGACCTCCCGCTCGAGCGGTGGCTCACCGAGGAGATCTGGCCACGGGAACAGAAGCTCACCGCCAAGGACATCTACTGGGGGGCCCTCCTCGGCTTGGCCGAGATGATCCAGAGCGGAACGACCGCGTTTGTGGACATGTACTTCCGCATGGAGGAGGTCGCCCAGGCGGTCGAAGAAGCGGGGCTGCGGGCCCTCCTCTCCTACGGGATCGTTGCCCCAACCCCCGATCGGATCGAGCCCGAGATCCGCATGGCCGAGGCGTTCGCGCATGGGTGGGACGGGGGGGCGGGTGGCCGCATCCGCGCTGCTCTGTCACCCCATGCCCCCCACACCTGCCTTCCCGAGGTGTGGCGCCGTGTCGCTGCGCTGGCCCACGAGTTGCACGTCCCCATCCACACCCACCTCGCCGAGACACCCGATGAGGTCGGGTGGGTCCGCGCCCAGACGAAAAAATCGCCTGTAGAGTGGCTCGAAGAGGTGGGGGTGTTCTCGGTGCCCGTGATCGCCGCCCACTGTGTACACGTCTCGGAGAAGGACATCGAGATCCTCGCCGCTCACGGGGCATCGGTCGCCCACTGCCCCACGTCGAACCTGAGATTGGCGTGCGGCATCGCGCCCGTTCAAGCGATGCTTGACGGCGGGGTGAACGTGGCCCTGGGCACGGATGGCGCGGCCTCGGCTGGTGACCTGAACCTGATCGAGGAGATGCGGCTTGCCTCGCTCCTTGCCAGACACGCCGCCCACGACCCACGGGCGCTCCCCGCCGCAGAGGCCCTCCGCTGCGCCACCTCGCGAGGGGCAGCCGCCCTTGGACTGAGCAAAGAACTGGGTACAATTGAAGCTGGACGGCGGGCAGATGGTGTGCTGATCCGGATGACGGGGCCCCATCTCTGTCCGAGTTATGCCCCGCTTGCGAATCTCGTCTATGCAGCACAGGGGTTGGATGTGGAAGCGGTGTTCGTGGACGGAAAGCCGCTCCTCCTGGGAGGTGAGTTCCAGACCCTGGACGTGGAAGAGATCGAGGGGCGGTGCCGGCAGATCTCCCGTCGGTTCCGCTAA